One part of the Nostoc sp. PCC 7120 = FACHB-418 genome encodes these proteins:
- a CDS encoding phosphate-starvation-inducible PsiE family protein: MPKRIITKLNSWFHRDRIVSNLEFFQDIIVISLCMGLFCVMLIRLCDMFLSFLRPLDLREVTSDILFILILVELFRLLIDYLQSQKISVGAAAEITIVSALREVILRGVLEINRDQIIGISVFLLVLTGILMALPWISQFFEHVRLTDYESTEESTEFLSDKS; encoded by the coding sequence ATGCCTAAAAGAATAATTACAAAATTAAATAGTTGGTTCCATAGAGATAGAATTGTCAGTAATCTTGAATTTTTTCAAGATATTATCGTAATTTCCCTGTGCATGGGCTTATTTTGTGTCATGCTCATTCGTCTATGTGATATGTTTTTATCTTTTTTACGACCATTAGATTTGAGGGAAGTCACATCAGATATCTTGTTTATTTTGATTTTGGTAGAATTATTTCGTTTGTTAATAGACTACTTACAATCACAGAAAATATCAGTAGGAGCAGCCGCAGAAATTACGATAGTTTCTGCATTACGGGAGGTAATTCTACGTGGAGTGTTAGAAATTAATCGTGATCAAATTATAGGCATTTCTGTATTTTTGTTAGTGTTAACAGGAATTTTAATGGCTCTACCTTGGATCTCCCAGTTTTTTGAACACGTTAGACTTACTGACTATGAAAGTACAGAAGAAAGTACAGAATTTTTATCTGATAAATCTTGA
- a CDS encoding TldD/PmbA family protein, giving the protein MPTILADTQNLLSDLIARYSSRVDYLMIRLEEAEGTDILLRGDKVETLSEGISIGGHVRACYKGGWGLSCFNQLATIQDRIEEAIAAARMVGDEETILAPMDSVQAICRLPLTGTDPRKVPLAKKKELCDRYTDLLKTVDHRITTTSVRYSDSSQKIILATSEGTLIQQSWVDMEMRFAATAKNGETVQTGRETTGSRKAYEDLTNLDTQVKNAAQRAVAALSLPSVKGNTYTVVIDPVLTGLFVHEAFGHLSEADMAYENPDLLDVMTIGRRFGPKELQIFDGAAPEGHRGSYFYDDEGTPATTTQLIKDGVLVGRLHSRETAGKLEEKPTGNARCLNYHFNPIVRMTNTWIERGKTPVADLFTGIKEGVYARNWLGGMTNGEMFTFSAGEAWMIRNGKIAEPVKDVTLSGNVFQTLADIEAIGDDFYWDESGGCGKGGQNGLPVGCGGPSLRIRDVVVGGEM; this is encoded by the coding sequence ATGCCGACTATACTTGCTGACACACAAAATTTACTATCTGACCTCATCGCCCGTTATTCGTCGCGTGTAGATTATTTAATGATTCGCCTAGAGGAAGCAGAAGGAACTGATATCTTGTTGCGTGGCGATAAAGTAGAAACTCTCAGCGAAGGGATTTCAATTGGTGGACACGTCCGCGCTTGTTATAAGGGTGGTTGGGGGTTGAGCTGCTTTAACCAATTGGCAACGATTCAAGACAGGATTGAAGAAGCGATCGCCGCCGCCCGTATGGTAGGAGATGAGGAAACTATCCTGGCTCCTATGGACTCAGTACAAGCTATATGCAGGCTACCCCTGACAGGTACAGATCCGCGAAAAGTTCCCTTGGCGAAGAAGAAAGAATTATGCGATCGCTATACTGATTTACTCAAAACTGTTGACCACCGCATCACTACAACCTCAGTTCGTTATAGTGACAGTAGCCAAAAAATTATCCTCGCCACTTCAGAAGGGACTCTTATTCAACAGTCTTGGGTGGATATGGAAATGCGCTTTGCTGCCACTGCTAAAAATGGTGAAACAGTGCAAACTGGTAGGGAAACTACAGGTTCCCGCAAAGCCTACGAGGATTTAACTAATTTAGATACTCAAGTTAAGAATGCGGCACAAAGAGCTGTTGCAGCTTTGTCTCTACCATCAGTTAAAGGTAATACTTACACTGTGGTTATCGATCCCGTTCTGACAGGTTTATTTGTTCACGAAGCTTTTGGGCATCTTTCCGAAGCTGACATGGCTTACGAAAATCCAGATTTACTAGACGTGATGACCATCGGCAGGCGGTTTGGCCCTAAAGAACTGCAAATCTTTGATGGTGCAGCCCCAGAAGGACATCGTGGTAGTTATTTTTATGATGATGAAGGTACACCCGCTACTACTACCCAGCTAATTAAAGACGGTGTTTTAGTAGGACGCTTGCATTCCCGCGAAACCGCCGGTAAGTTAGAGGAAAAGCCAACGGGTAACGCTCGCTGTCTCAATTATCACTTCAATCCCATTGTGCGGATGACCAATACTTGGATTGAACGCGGTAAAACACCAGTTGCAGACTTATTTACTGGGATTAAAGAAGGTGTTTACGCTCGTAATTGGCTAGGTGGTATGACTAATGGCGAAATGTTCACCTTTAGCGCCGGGGAAGCTTGGATGATTAGAAACGGGAAAATTGCCGAACCTGTAAAAGATGTGACGCTTTCAGGAAATGTTTTTCAAACTTTGGCTGATATTGAGGCTATTGGTGATGATTTTTATTGGGATGAATCTGGCGGTTGCGGTAAAGGTGGGCAAAATGGCTTACCTGTCGGTTGTGGCGGCCCTAGTTTACGGATTCGAGATGTAGTAGTTGGGGGAGAAATGTAG
- the coaE gene encoding dephospho-CoA kinase (Dephospho-CoA kinase (CoaE) performs the final step in coenzyme A biosynthesis.): protein MTQRIIGLTGGIATGKTTVANYLASAHNLPIFDADIYARDAVSLGSPILDAIARRYGKEILLPDGSLNRPKLGEMIFQNQDQRHWVESLIHPYVRDRFLKAIAESTSPILVLVIPLLIEVQMTNLVTEIWVVICSESQQLQRLMERNHLTLEQAQARINSQLSLKEKAAIADVVLDNSSSLDALLKQVDIALNFEL from the coding sequence ATGACCCAACGCATTATCGGCTTAACTGGAGGTATAGCGACAGGTAAAACCACTGTCGCTAATTATTTAGCTAGCGCTCATAATTTGCCAATCTTCGACGCAGATATTTACGCTAGGGATGCAGTATCTTTAGGTTCGCCGATTCTGGATGCGATCGCTAGGCGTTATGGTAAAGAAATATTACTACCAGATGGCAGTCTCAACCGCCCAAAGTTGGGTGAGATGATCTTTCAGAATCAAGATCAACGCCATTGGGTAGAAAGTTTAATACATCCTTATGTGCGCGATCGCTTTCTCAAAGCAATTGCTGAATCCACTTCCCCAATACTGGTATTAGTCATACCTTTGTTGATTGAAGTGCAGATGACGAATTTAGTCACAGAAATTTGGGTAGTAATTTGTTCGGAATCACAGCAGTTGCAAAGATTAATGGAGCGCAATCACTTAACTTTAGAACAAGCACAAGCCCGAATTAATAGTCAATTATCTCTAAAAGAAAAAGCAGCGATCGCAGATGTAGTTTTAGATAACTCTTCATCTTTAGACGCACTGCTCAAACAAGTAGATATCGCTCTTAATTTTGAACTTTGA
- a CDS encoding DUF3598 family protein produces the protein MSSQWERLLLNLGEWQGSFTRFSPQGQLLNDIPTVVSLAGLNNNQTVRQIIRQEDTEKVLEYSSLARSVLFFENGAFSQGSIQLAPFSEFGAELGLIHENRRLRLVQLFDKNGQLDQLTLIREHLAGTPATENAPLQIDDLLGEWQGEAITIYPDWRSPDTISTNLKLQLDENGRLIQTLNFAGRAITSTATIKGSIILFDQDPEKQVQVLLLPNGASATSPLKVQVRQSFILEVGWLIQPNLRQRMVRSYSDKGEWVSLTLVTEQRLKTHKL, from the coding sequence ATGTCATCTCAGTGGGAACGTTTATTGCTTAATCTTGGTGAATGGCAAGGTTCATTTACTCGGTTTTCACCCCAAGGTCAACTTTTAAATGATATTCCAACGGTTGTTTCTTTGGCAGGATTGAATAACAATCAAACAGTCCGCCAGATTATTCGTCAAGAAGATACAGAAAAGGTTCTAGAGTATAGTTCCTTGGCCAGAAGTGTGCTGTTTTTTGAAAATGGTGCTTTTTCTCAAGGTTCAATTCAGTTAGCTCCATTCTCGGAATTTGGTGCAGAATTAGGTTTAATTCATGAAAATCGCCGCCTGCGCTTGGTGCAGTTATTTGACAAAAACGGTCAGTTAGACCAACTAACTTTAATTCGTGAACATTTAGCAGGTACACCAGCAACAGAGAACGCACCCTTACAAATTGATGATTTATTAGGCGAATGGCAAGGTGAAGCAATAACAATTTATCCTGATTGGCGATCGCCTGATACTATTTCTACAAACCTCAAATTACAACTAGATGAGAATGGGCGCTTAATTCAAACCTTAAATTTTGCAGGACGCGCCATAACTTCTACTGCTACTATCAAAGGCTCAATTATTCTCTTTGATCAAGACCCAGAAAAACAAGTACAAGTCTTACTTTTACCTAATGGTGCTTCTGCTACTTCTCCACTCAAAGTACAGGTACGTCAAAGCTTTATTTTAGAAGTGGGTTGGTTAATTCAACCAAACTTACGCCAACGTATGGTTCGTAGCTATAGCGATAAAGGCGAATGGGTGAGTCTAACTTTAGTCACTGAACAACGGCTTAAAACTCATAAGTTGTGA
- a CDS encoding cell division protein FtsX, with the protein MFKFLTKLDYLLKETFLGLLRGGWMNWAAVSTVTVLLFLFGLSLQTSWQVEKLLNQFGSQLEVSVYLDSGRSAQTIEPFVVQMPDVVGMQIITKEQAWTKLVKELGIADIEGATQQLGENPLVDEIKVKARNSQSVPILATQLAKLQGVDTVQYIDEAVKRIAQLHRGLNWMTLTITMILTLTAIAVTTTTIRLIVMARRREIEIMQLVGATSAWIYLPFILQGIAFGLFGGAIAWSFISVIQQFTGKLLTNQPEFIQFISNGLQLTATQVLLLPLILLSFGATVGLMGSLFAVRRFAKS; encoded by the coding sequence GTGTTTAAATTTCTCACGAAACTTGACTATCTACTGAAGGAAACCTTCTTGGGTTTGCTGCGCGGTGGTTGGATGAATTGGGCTGCCGTCAGTACTGTTACAGTATTACTGTTTTTATTCGGCTTGAGTTTGCAAACTTCTTGGCAAGTAGAAAAGCTGCTCAATCAGTTTGGTAGCCAGTTAGAAGTATCTGTTTATCTTGATTCTGGTAGGTCAGCGCAAACTATTGAACCGTTTGTGGTGCAAATGCCGGATGTGGTAGGGATGCAAATTATTACTAAAGAGCAAGCCTGGACTAAATTAGTTAAAGAACTAGGAATTGCTGATATTGAAGGTGCTACACAACAGCTAGGGGAAAATCCTTTAGTGGATGAGATTAAGGTCAAAGCACGTAACTCTCAGTCTGTGCCGATTTTAGCAACTCAATTGGCTAAATTACAGGGAGTTGATACGGTTCAGTATATCGATGAGGCGGTTAAACGCATCGCCCAGTTGCATCGAGGACTCAATTGGATGACGCTGACAATCACAATGATTTTGACTTTAACAGCGATCGCTGTCACTACAACAACTATTCGTCTAATTGTGATGGCACGTCGGCGGGAAATTGAAATTATGCAGTTAGTGGGAGCAACTTCGGCCTGGATTTATCTACCGTTTATTTTACAGGGGATAGCTTTTGGTTTATTTGGTGGTGCGATCGCTTGGAGTTTTATATCTGTAATCCAACAGTTTACCGGGAAGTTACTCACCAATCAACCAGAATTTATTCAATTTATTAGCAATGGTTTACAACTCACGGCCACACAGGTTTTGCTACTACCTTTAATTTTGTTAAGCTTTGGTGCAACAGTAGGATTAATGGGTAGCTTATTTGCTGTCCGACGTTTTGCCAAAAGTTAG
- a CDS encoding PP2C family protein-serine/threonine phosphatase, with translation MPVPPFSSQPTDNNNSAATDVTPVVALKELVSRLHREQNKIQDLLSSLGFALRSFNNLNQFLELIPLMATRVTDADGSALFLYKPNGQVRLEQLHWQDSRQRKNIRKALETASSQITLLPNTAPLANATGMLDDQMHRYLGPDVQIFGTAILVKHTERGWLYVLSRDPEYSWTETRQKLVRLVADQTAVAIENDELAVELRKKERLDQELEIGAEIQRRLLPRQCPHIPGVSLAARCRPANRVGGDYYDFIPTNQSQIHTYTKLGQDSGRWGLVIGDVMGKGVPAGLIMTMMRGMLRGEVLHGNSPAGILQNLNRVMYADLENSHRFITLFYSEYNPHKRILSYSNAAHNPPLWWHAATKSVTRLDTLGMLIGLDANSQYEDGQAQLEPGDTVIYYTDGLTDAAAASGDRFDEENFVTAFSTACRYCNGPEEIVDYLFDRVQQFIGADRQNNDDMTLVVLQIE, from the coding sequence GTGCCTGTGCCTCCATTTTCCTCTCAACCCACGGACAACAATAATAGTGCTGCGACAGATGTCACACCAGTCGTAGCACTCAAAGAACTTGTGTCACGATTGCACCGGGAACAGAACAAAATCCAAGATTTGCTGAGTTCTTTAGGATTTGCCCTGAGGAGCTTCAATAATCTGAACCAGTTTTTGGAACTAATTCCTCTAATGGCAACAAGAGTGACGGATGCTGATGGTAGCGCGCTGTTTCTCTACAAACCTAATGGCCAAGTCAGATTAGAACAATTACATTGGCAAGACAGCCGCCAACGCAAAAACATCCGCAAAGCCTTAGAAACAGCTAGTAGCCAAATCACACTTTTACCTAACACTGCGCCTCTAGCTAACGCCACAGGAATGCTAGATGACCAGATGCACCGCTACCTGGGGCCAGATGTGCAAATCTTTGGTACGGCAATTTTAGTCAAGCATACAGAACGGGGATGGTTGTATGTATTAAGCCGCGATCCTGAGTATAGTTGGACAGAAACTAGACAAAAGTTAGTGCGGTTAGTTGCAGACCAAACCGCAGTGGCGATTGAAAACGACGAACTGGCAGTAGAACTGAGGAAAAAAGAACGTCTAGACCAAGAATTAGAAATTGGTGCAGAGATTCAAAGACGATTACTGCCACGTCAGTGTCCTCATATTCCTGGTGTTAGTCTAGCAGCACGCTGTAGACCGGCCAATCGCGTTGGTGGAGATTATTATGATTTTATTCCCACGAATCAAAGCCAAATTCACACATACACCAAACTTGGTCAAGATTCGGGTCGTTGGGGTTTGGTGATTGGTGATGTCATGGGTAAGGGTGTTCCTGCGGGGTTAATTATGACCATGATGCGAGGAATGCTACGGGGAGAAGTATTACACGGTAACTCTCCGGCGGGGATTTTGCAGAATCTCAACCGAGTTATGTATGCGGATTTGGAAAATTCTCACCGCTTCATCACGCTATTTTATTCTGAATATAATCCGCATAAACGAATTTTGTCCTATAGTAATGCAGCACATAATCCCCCTTTGTGGTGGCACGCAGCTACAAAAAGTGTTACCCGCCTAGATACTCTGGGGATGTTAATTGGGCTGGATGCTAATAGCCAATACGAAGACGGTCAGGCACAGCTAGAACCTGGTGATACAGTTATTTATTATACGGATGGTTTGACCGATGCGGCTGCGGCCAGTGGCGATCGCTTTGATGAAGAAAACTTTGTTACTGCTTTCAGTACGGCTTGTCGGTACTGTAACGGCCCAGAAGAAATTGTCGATTACCTATTCGACCGAGTTCAGCAATTTATCGGTGCTGACAGACAAAATAATGATGATATGACTTTAGTGGTCTTACAGATCGAATAA
- the ftsY gene encoding signal recognition particle-docking protein FtsY: MVFNWFRRQTNDSSDSPSEKQQPETPPVTESQVEPEATSTPAATVPDSTADLLAFAKAAYKNLQEKQKSQEVEVTLESVDAETPVQTTGVEEEATAETENLELLVAHTTSVEVVENIPTPVMEGEVANQEEQEVTSTRQEDVEINLEPLEPVAVSEPTPPPTLSFLERAAAEREARQERLIANAIEVPELEVVSPVAANATSETVPEIAGISFDEGFVWSAEVLAAQGRRPEDISIEEITWLKKLRQGLDKTRRNILNQLKAIVGQGPLNQAAVGEIEALLLQADVGVEATDYIISSLQKKLREEITPPEEAIAYLKQILRDMLDAPLKTSHKASFAPEKDSLNIWLITGVNGAGKTTTIGKISHLAQQSGYRCLIGAADTFRAAAVEQVKVWGKRSGVEVISNPGKNTDPAAVVFDAIAAAQARNTELLLVDTAGRLQNKKNLMDELSKIRRIIDKKAPDAKIESLLVLDSTLGQNGLRQAEVFSQAAQLSGVVLTKLDGTAKGGVALAVVQQLGLPIRFIGAGEGIEDLRPFSSYEFVEALLSG, encoded by the coding sequence ATGGTTTTTAATTGGTTCCGTCGTCAAACTAACGATTCCTCGGATAGCCCATCGGAAAAACAACAACCAGAAACACCTCCAGTCACAGAATCTCAAGTAGAACCAGAAGCAACGTCAACTCCTGCTGCGACTGTCCCAGACTCAACAGCAGATTTATTGGCGTTTGCAAAGGCTGCTTACAAAAATCTTCAAGAGAAACAAAAATCTCAGGAAGTAGAAGTGACACTGGAATCAGTAGATGCCGAAACGCCAGTACAAACAACTGGCGTGGAAGAGGAGGCAACTGCTGAGACGGAAAATCTAGAATTATTAGTAGCCCATACTACCTCAGTTGAGGTGGTAGAAAATATCCCAACTCCCGTGATGGAAGGGGAAGTAGCTAATCAAGAGGAGCAGGAAGTAACTTCGACTAGACAAGAAGATGTAGAAATCAACTTAGAACCATTAGAACCAGTAGCAGTATCGGAACCAACCCCACCGCCTACATTATCATTCTTAGAACGAGCAGCCGCAGAACGGGAAGCTAGGCAAGAGCGATTAATAGCCAATGCGATTGAAGTACCGGAACTCGAAGTAGTTAGCCCAGTAGCGGCTAATGCCACATCAGAAACAGTTCCAGAAATTGCTGGAATATCCTTTGATGAAGGCTTTGTTTGGTCAGCAGAAGTGTTGGCAGCCCAAGGAAGACGGCCAGAAGATATATCGATTGAAGAAATTACTTGGCTCAAAAAGCTACGACAAGGATTAGACAAAACCCGTCGGAATATTCTTAACCAACTAAAGGCAATTGTTGGACAAGGGCCTCTCAATCAAGCAGCTGTAGGAGAAATAGAAGCTTTACTTCTGCAAGCTGATGTGGGTGTAGAAGCAACCGACTATATTATTAGTTCACTCCAGAAAAAACTGCGGGAAGAAATCACTCCACCAGAAGAAGCGATCGCTTACTTAAAACAAATCTTGCGGGATATGCTAGATGCACCCCTCAAAACTTCCCATAAAGCCAGTTTTGCTCCAGAGAAAGATAGCTTAAATATTTGGTTAATTACAGGAGTCAATGGTGCGGGAAAAACTACTACCATCGGTAAAATATCTCACCTCGCACAACAATCAGGTTATCGATGCTTGATTGGTGCAGCCGATACATTCCGAGCGGCGGCTGTTGAACAAGTAAAAGTTTGGGGTAAAAGAAGCGGTGTAGAAGTAATCTCTAACCCTGGTAAAAATACAGATCCGGCCGCAGTGGTATTTGATGCGATCGCCGCAGCCCAAGCACGAAATACAGAATTACTATTAGTAGATACAGCTGGGCGGCTGCAAAACAAGAAAAACTTAATGGATGAACTCAGTAAAATCCGTAGAATTATCGACAAAAAAGCCCCGGATGCCAAAATTGAATCGCTTTTGGTGTTAGATTCCACTTTAGGTCAAAACGGATTGCGACAAGCTGAAGTCTTCTCTCAAGCAGCTCAACTCAGTGGCGTAGTATTAACCAAGTTAGATGGTACAGCCAAAGGGGGGGTTGCTCTTGCTGTAGTGCAGCAGCTAGGCCTACCCATCCGCTTTATTGGTGCTGGGGAAGGCATTGAAGACCTACGCCCCTTTTCCAGCTACGAGTTTGTAGAAGCTCTCTTGAGTGGCTAA
- the nusB gene encoding transcription antitermination factor NusB, with translation MQDRKPQQIARELALLSLSQLPLNPKKLTEEHLPKLVLATVRTLRAEVQDTLDNAAAELQRSNDRLLTSQTRASDLNTARNMLQEAISYTQTAINQLGASVEFPELIQLANQDKEVGRYAIKLVKIINEERSVIDEQITSALVDWQVTRLAQIDRDILRIAVAEMMFFNLPNSVAINEAVELAKRYSGDEGHRFINGVLRRVSDQKKALSV, from the coding sequence ATGCAAGACCGTAAACCCCAGCAAATCGCTCGTGAACTGGCACTTTTAAGCCTGAGCCAGTTACCATTAAACCCCAAAAAATTAACCGAAGAACACCTGCCCAAACTAGTATTGGCTACAGTACGTACCTTGAGAGCAGAAGTACAAGATACCTTGGATAATGCGGCCGCTGAATTGCAACGTAGTAACGATCGCCTGTTAACCAGTCAAACACGGGCTTCAGACTTAAATACTGCGCGTAATATGCTGCAAGAAGCAATTTCCTACACACAAACAGCCATCAATCAGCTAGGTGCATCTGTTGAGTTTCCTGAATTAATTCAGCTAGCAAATCAAGACAAGGAAGTAGGCAGATATGCCATCAAACTTGTCAAAATCATCAATGAAGAACGCAGCGTGATTGATGAACAAATTACCTCTGCCCTAGTTGATTGGCAAGTTACTCGCCTGGCACAAATTGACCGCGATATTCTTCGCATTGCCGTAGCAGAAATGATGTTCTTTAATCTGCCCAACAGCGTGGCCATTAACGAAGCCGTAGAGTTAGCTAAACGCTACAGTGGCGATGAAGGACATCGTTTCATTAACGGTGTACTACGCCGAGTCTCAGACCAAAAAAAGGCGCTGAGTGTTTAG
- a CDS encoding DUF502 domain-containing protein: MSTNNESSTILKKENKGLGIDRLKQDLKNDLIAGLLVVIPLATTIWLTITIANWVIDFLTQVPKQLNPFDGLHPIVVNILNFAVGLAVPLLSILIIGLMARNIAGRWLLDFGERLLQAIPLAGQVYKTLKQLLETLLKDSNGKFRRVILIEYPRRGIWAIAFVTGVISSEIQSQMPRPMLSVFIPTTPNPTTGWYAVVPEDEVVNLSMSVEDAFKVVVSGGIVAPNPCLPDLDLIQEHKIEKSLQEMKQI, from the coding sequence ATGAGTACCAATAATGAAAGTTCCACTATCCTAAAAAAAGAGAATAAGGGCTTGGGAATTGACCGCCTAAAGCAGGACTTAAAGAATGACCTAATTGCTGGCTTGTTAGTAGTAATTCCCCTGGCAACCACTATCTGGTTAACAATTACCATTGCTAATTGGGTAATTGACTTTCTCACTCAAGTGCCTAAACAACTTAACCCTTTTGATGGATTACATCCCATAGTAGTAAATATACTTAATTTTGCAGTAGGGCTAGCTGTACCTCTACTAAGTATTTTGATTATTGGGTTAATGGCTAGGAATATTGCAGGAAGATGGTTGTTGGATTTTGGTGAACGATTATTACAGGCAATTCCTTTAGCTGGGCAGGTGTATAAAACCCTCAAGCAGCTTTTGGAAACACTACTAAAAGACTCCAATGGGAAATTTCGGAGAGTCATTTTAATAGAATATCCCCGTCGGGGAATATGGGCGATCGCCTTTGTTACAGGTGTGATTAGTAGTGAAATTCAATCTCAAATGCCTCGTCCAATGTTGAGTGTGTTTATTCCCACCACACCAAACCCGACTACAGGCTGGTACGCTGTAGTCCCAGAAGACGAAGTAGTTAACCTCTCCATGTCCGTAGAAGATGCTTTCAAAGTTGTAGTCTCCGGCGGCATTGTTGCACCGAATCCCTGTCTACCCGACCTAGACTTAATCCAAGAGCATAAAATAGAGAAATCCCTGCAAGAGATGAAGCAGATATAG
- a CDS encoding glycosyltransferase family 2 protein, whose amino-acid sequence MFSIYILTYNEELDIASCIESAMLSDDVIVVDSCSSDRTVEIANRYPIRVVRHAFESHGRQRTWMLESLPPKHKWVYILEADERMTPELFAECEQAITTSEYIGYYVAERVMFMNQWIRHSTQYPRYQMRLFQHGKVWFTDYGHTEREVCEGATSFLKETYPHYTCSKGLSRWIEKHNRYSTDEAKETLYQLENGKVDWRDLLFGKSEVARRRALKDLSLRLPARPLLRFLYMYFLLGGCLDGRAGMAWCTLQAFYEYLILLKAWEMKYLPIPSLEPEIVPSSDSNQEAAKEELGSRD is encoded by the coding sequence ATGTTTTCTATTTACATACTGACTTATAACGAAGAACTAGATATTGCAAGTTGTATAGAATCAGCGATGTTATCAGATGACGTCATCGTTGTAGACTCATGTAGTAGCGATCGCACTGTAGAAATTGCCAATCGTTATCCCATTCGTGTTGTGCGGCACGCCTTTGAAAGCCACGGTCGCCAACGTACATGGATGCTAGAGTCTCTCCCTCCAAAACACAAATGGGTATATATTCTCGAAGCTGATGAGCGGATGACACCAGAGTTGTTTGCCGAGTGTGAACAAGCAATTACCACTTCCGAATACATTGGTTACTACGTTGCTGAACGGGTGATGTTCATGAACCAATGGATTCGCCATAGCACTCAATATCCCCGTTATCAGATGCGTCTGTTCCAACATGGCAAAGTTTGGTTTACCGACTACGGGCATACGGAACGAGAAGTTTGTGAAGGCGCTACCAGCTTTTTAAAAGAAACCTATCCTCACTACACTTGCAGCAAGGGTTTGAGCCGTTGGATTGAAAAACATAACCGTTATTCTACGGATGAGGCGAAAGAGACTTTATATCAATTAGAAAATGGCAAAGTTGACTGGCGAGATTTGTTGTTTGGTAAATCGGAAGTTGCTAGGCGGCGTGCATTAAAAGACTTGTCTTTACGACTACCAGCTAGACCTTTGTTACGTTTTTTATATATGTACTTTCTCTTAGGCGGTTGTCTAGATGGACGTGCAGGAATGGCTTGGTGTACATTACAAGCTTTTTATGAATACCTGATTTTATTGAAAGCCTGGGAAATGAAATATCTACCTATCCCTAGTTTAGAACCGGAGATAGTTCCTAGCAGTGACAGCAACCAGGAAGCAGCAAAAGAGGAACTAGGGTCAAGGGATTAA
- a CDS encoding hormogonium polysaccharide biosynthesis protein HpsJ, which produces MVNRFAAVNASLILKIVGIVLIVSFLLDFLILLLPFQPTDRLWQINLATALVDRGIVPLVGLGALFTGYWMDSASDGGSKGFDLRFPVLILSSLLGLMFLLIFPLHLNNVRQASVQTVNQINQEADQAENQLKNQLSQFQAQANTEQGKAQLEQLRTQAKAQFTELLRDDQKYQQALNNPQLPTAQKELLKKFKANPQELDQFIAQQTDPQGLANQRLNQIRQRKEDAAKQARDNAWKSGLRIGISSLILSIGYIIIGWSGLRASGAFQGGGRKGKVPAR; this is translated from the coding sequence ATGGTTAACCGCTTTGCTGCTGTAAATGCCTCCCTAATCCTTAAAATCGTAGGGATAGTCTTAATTGTTTCGTTTTTGCTGGATTTTCTGATTCTGTTATTGCCATTTCAACCTACAGACAGGTTATGGCAGATTAACCTAGCAACAGCACTAGTTGACCGGGGTATTGTCCCTTTGGTTGGCTTGGGAGCATTATTTACTGGCTATTGGATGGACAGTGCTAGCGATGGTGGCTCGAAAGGATTTGATTTAAGATTTCCCGTTTTAATACTCTCCAGCCTTTTGGGTTTAATGTTCCTGCTGATTTTTCCCTTACATCTCAATAATGTGAGACAAGCCAGTGTGCAAACAGTAAACCAAATCAATCAAGAGGCAGACCAGGCAGAAAACCAACTCAAAAACCAATTATCTCAATTTCAAGCCCAAGCCAACACCGAGCAAGGAAAGGCTCAACTAGAACAATTGCGAACCCAAGCTAAAGCTCAATTCACTGAACTGCTGCGAGATGATCAAAAATATCAACAAGCTTTGAATAATCCCCAACTTCCAACAGCGCAGAAAGAATTACTCAAGAAATTTAAAGCCAATCCTCAAGAATTAGATCAGTTTATTGCCCAGCAAACAGATCCTCAAGGACTGGCTAATCAAAGATTAAACCAAATTCGCCAGCGAAAAGAAGACGCTGCCAAGCAAGCTAGAGACAATGCGTGGAAATCTGGACTGCGAATTGGTATCAGCAGTTTGATCTTGTCTATTGGCTACATCATTATCGGTTGGTCAGGACTCAGAGCTAGCGGTGCTTTCCAAGGCGGTGGACGTAAAGGTAAAGTACCTGCACGCTAA